One Periophthalmus magnuspinnatus isolate fPerMag1 chromosome 8, fPerMag1.2.pri, whole genome shotgun sequence genomic window carries:
- the kdm8 gene encoding lysine-specific demethylase 8 has translation MCHACCFGSRRPHLPSAGASLEIRLIETSLSMTVLWSKLAAVLPPNEDMFLLHFSDKVDSSVVEMLVRSRQQLYNDTGSDRLLLTAQIILDFSWEKLNTGTWRDVDKDWRRVYSYGCLFKVAALCWKDPTQTELQQAIKTCDMGLLMGAAIMNDVLQSIVKMLQKEVRRNGTEGGEDEQVKAKRLKIELPGCPRVPVIKGDLAIPRLKCPSLESFKSDYLLPLKPVILEGTIDHWPALNDHPWSIEYLRSVAGCRTVPIEVGSRYTDEEWSQTLTTVNEFIDKFILNKDQGKGVGYLAQHQLFDQIPELKEDIRIPDYCCLGDTEEEHITVNAWFGPGGTVSPLHQDPQQNLLAQVVGSKYIRLYSPEHTDKLYPHQSSLLYNTSQVDVENPDMERFPEFTEAPYLECVLRPGDVLFIPVQHWHYVRSLELSFSVSFWWT, from the exons ATGTGTCACGCTTGCTGCTTTGGCTCTCGTCGTCCTCACCTGCCTTCCGCTGGTGCCAGTTTGGAAATTAG ATTAATAGAGACCTCCTTGTCAATGACGGTGTTGTGGTCAAAACTCGCTGCCGTCCTGCCTCCTAATGAGGATATGTTTCTCCTGCATTTCTCTGACAAAGTGGACTCAAGTGTGGTGGAAATGCTTGTACGGTCCAGGCAGCAGCTGTACAATGACACCGGGAGTGACCGCCTCTTGCTCACGGCGCAGATCATTCTGGACTTTTCCTGGGAGAAACTCAACACTGGGACTTGGAGAGATGTTGACAAAGACTGGAGACGTGTGTATTCCTATGGTTGTCTGTTTAAAGTGGCCGCACTATGCTGGAAAGATCCAACACAAACTGAGCTGCAGCAGGCAATCAAGACTTGTGACATGGGTTTACTAATGGGAGCAGCTATCATGAATGATGTACTTCAAAGTATTgtcaaaatgctgcaaaaagaaGTGAGGAGAAACGGCACAGAAGGGGGAGAAGACGAACAGGTTAAAGCAAAG AGACTGAAGATTGAGTTGCCAGGGTGCCCACGCGTTCCTGTGATCAAAGGCGACTTGGCAATTCCCCGGCTAAAGTGTCCTTCGCTGGAGAGCTTTAAGTCCGACTACCTCCTCCCACTAAAACCTGTTATTTTGGAGGGCACTATTGACCACTGGCCTGCGCTTAATGACCATCCCTGGAG CATAGAGTACCTACGCAGTGTTGCTGGCTGCAGAACCGTTCCCATTGAGGTGGGATCCCGATACACAGACGAGGAGTGGTCTCAAACACTTACCACAGTCAATGAATTCATCgataagttcattttaaacaag GATCAAGGGAAGGGTGTGGGTTATCTCGCTCAGCACCAGCTTTTTGATCAG ATACCGGAGCTGAAGGAGGATATCCGCATCCCTGATTACTGTTGCCTAGgcgacacagaggaggagcacatCACGGTGAACGCATGGTTTGGACCCGGGGGTACAGTGTCCCCCCTTCACCAGGACCCCCAACAGAACCTCCTGGCACAG GTTGTGGGAAGCAAATACATCCGTCTTTACTCCCCAGAGCACACAGACAAGCTCTACCCTCATCAATCATCGCTGCTCTACAATACCAGTCAG GTGGATGTGGAAAACCCAGATATGGAGCGGTTCCCTGAGTTTACAGAGGCACCGTATCTCGAATGTGTGCTCCGACCGGGAGACGTGCTGTTTATCCCTGTTCAACACTGGCACTATGTCCGCTCCCTGGAACTCAGCTTTTCAGTCAGCTTCTGGTGGACATAG